In Anopheles bellator chromosome 2, idAnoBellAS_SP24_06.2, whole genome shotgun sequence, the genomic stretch GAAAAATGTGCATCTTTGCTTCGAGTTCCCAATAAGGAACGCGGAAGTAATCGTGCGGAAGGATTCAACATTTTCCTTTAAAAGCTGCCAAAACATtccatcgtcggtcggttcctaGCAAGTATTTCTGCCATACACTGTAGAAAATCTAAGAATCTGAGTGGTTTCTTTCAATActgcaatgtttgtttttaaaaagtACACTTTGGACTTTGTCTGTAGTGTACAGGGTAACTATTTGCTAACTATTTGTACTTTTGGTTTGTTCaggttttaaataaattatatttatagAGCATGGTCGTTTTCGGATATATTTATTTGTCACACGGCGTTCCTTTAATCATCTCTCTGGTGTCTCCGATTAAAATTCGATAATTGTACTGTTCTGCGTCCAGCTCAGTAAATATGAACATGGGTAAACGATCTGAGAGTACCCACAAATTGCCTTCACTATCGACTTTTAAGTCATTCGGAAAAACCAGTGCATCACTATCTGAATCCACCAAACCCTGAGTGTCGGCATTCAGTGGCATGGCGGTATTCCAGCATCCTACACCATCCTTATTCACTTGAGTATAGAAAATAACACCAGTTGTAGAATCATAGAACTCAGCTGAGGACTGTGAGTTGGGGCCACGATCTCCAAGAAGTTTGTAGTCGTAGTACGCTTGCGGACTCTGGGAGTATGAGGCATTTTTTAATATGGTATTCGATACCATAAACTCCTTGGTACTTGAAAACGCATGAAAATAAACCGGTCGTGATCCGTCCTGTAGTCGTTTACCCACCGCCATACCGAATACACCATCCGTCCACTGGAAATTAACTCCACCGATGTTATAGTCTCCAGCCAATGGGTCAAAGTGGAAGAAGTTATGTTTCACACGCCACGAACGATCCTCGTCAAAAGAGTACACGATCACGGCGTAGCTTCCCAAGTCTGGGATGTATGCAAATGCATTATCGCAATCTCCTCTCTCGGTATCTACGATCTAATGAAAGGGAATAGCCCAACAAGAGATTGGcaatattcaattaaaatatatcTATATTGTAAACTGAAGTAAACAGTATCAAAGAGACGGCAAATAACATTGTTTTGGAAGTCGATCTATTTGTTTTCAGTTGACATACTTACCACATTTGCAAAAAATGAATCTTCTTTCAGCAGAGAGCTGTTGAAATAGTGTCTCCGAATGAGTTTATCGGTGTACAAATCGAATAACACCAGTGATGGTGGGGCGTACTGCACGGCATCGCCGAGAATATTTGCCAAGCCAGTATCCATCACCCACAAACGATCGCACTCGTCGGCTCGCACTCGGAATGTCGAAATGATAGAAGCATTATTTTTTAGAAACTTCGATTCATCGTTCGATTCACTATGTGCATGGgcttaaaaatgaaattaaatgaaaaagtaGACAAAAACATGTTAGAAAAGATTAATTGCTCCAAAACAGCGATATTTACTCTGATCCAGTACGTCTACTTACCTGTAGGTAGTTCGTTTTCTTCCCAACTGGGATATGGGCGCAACTTAGGACTTTGTTCATCAGAAACGTTCACGTAGGTCAAAGATGCAGCTACCCCTGACTTCCATCTGATAATTGTAAAAATATATCATGCCTGCAGATTGGCCCATTTTGAAGGTTTATGAATGTTACAATGTTTTCTACTCAATGTTTTCTACATTCTACTACTATCAACGCCACATTATTGTAGGATAACAAGtgctttgttgtttgttggtgCAAATCAATGGCTATCTGAAATAAGTAAATTACTATCAACCTATTTCAGACTACTATTGTATTATAATATTTTCCCAACCAGCTGCCGCTCCCGTGAGAGGCAATAAATCTAGGCCATGGCACCAGTTAGTACGATTCTTCGATGCCATCCGAACTTTTATTGAACTGAATGAgttcttttttaatttcacaatacgttgtaaaacaaacacaattaaaaaaatggtttttaattttctttgtaCCATTACCGCATAAAATCATGAAGGAGCTTCTCGAGTAAAGAGCTTCTCGATCAACATGCTCATGCAACAACATCGAACCCGAATTTGAAATCACGGACAACTACTTTCAATTTTACCATCAACAGCGAATGTTGTTTTGCATTCTGTTTGAGCTATTCCTAGTTAGTATAATATATTAAATCCAATGTTCTAGGCTATGCGAAAGAACGTTATGAGTACACAATGTACAAAAATGTACACAGTCACCATTATATTGCTTCGGAAAACGAttaattttgctttcaattcGGCTAAAAATTAAGAATAGTGTGTTTAGATGCATTAGTAACGCGAAAGCATTCGTAAATTTGTATTTGAGAGAGCATAACTCTACGTGAACTTAGATTAGATCATTTGCCCTTTGTAATTACCTTGGTACAGTGACAAATAGCTTATCTCTCCAGCGTTCCAATCCAAGTGGTAGATTATTATGAACAATATATTTTCCCGAATCCAGATCATTCTGCTTTGCCTGTTCCGATGGCCACTCGAATTCTACTTCACGccatttaaatttttccttcaactttACACCATCCACCATCGAGTGGAAAAAGATCGTCGCAAAAGCAGTTGCTAGGACAAACAACGAGAATTTTAGGCGAAGCTCCATATTAACGCCACTGTGTTGAGAGAAACACTTGCAATATTCGCAACAACATACAATGCACAATGGGAAATGTAATTAACGTTTGCTTTGCGTATTTCAATATGACCGTTCACTGTTGCGAGCCAGTAACGACTGATAGTTTCTGCCgggaacgatcgaacgaaacCAATGTTTTTTAGATGCTAAAAAAATGTCTGAACCCCAACCACACCTACGACCAAGGCTTCCGAAGCGGCTTTCGTGAAGCCAGCTATGAAACAACTAACAACGCACCCTCTCATCAGAGACTGGGGGTCCATACCGGTTTTATTTCACGCTGTGTGCTTCCCTCTACTCGTTCCGCTGTTCAGTTCACCCATTGTGTGTCCGTCAAGGGATAAAATAAGCAGATGAGGTTGATAAATAGAAGATAGAAGAGATGATGTTCGATACAGAAGGGGCGAAGATATAACTGGAGCAGCATATTGCTAAAGGAGACAGACTTGTGCAGCACGTCTTCAGCTGAAGGGGCATTTGTATTAAAAACCAGTTCCAACAAGAACAATAATTGTACAAGTAATAATTCCAAGTACACTAATCAATATACTTTTATCAGAGTACTGTATTGATATCAGATTACTTAtatattgtttttgttcttgCATAACTAGCACGATCTCGTGGCGTGACGATTGATCACGATTTACTGATCATTGTGGTTGATaatgtttctctctctctctcttgtttgtttcatcTGTCAgacttttgttttttattttgttagattcgtataaaatataaataggACTTGTGGTTCGACACAGATCCAAGGTTGTCATTAGCATTGACGGTTAAAATGATGATCAGAGTGTACTTCAGGTTCGCAGGTTGGTTCAGGTTGTGCTTTTCTTGCAGGGGGTTCTTGTATAACCGTTACGTAGTGCTAATTCTGTCATATTATGTAACTACCGATT encodes the following:
- the LOC131212845 gene encoding protein yellow isoform X2 codes for the protein MELRLKFSLFVLATAFATIFFHSMVDGVKLKEKFKWREVEFEWPSEQAKQNDLDSGKYIVHNNLPLGLERWRDKLFVTVPRWKSGVAASLTYVNVSDEQSPKLRPYPSWEENELPTGNESNDESKFLKNNASIISTFRVRADECDRLWVMDTGLANILGDAVQYAPPSLVLFDLYTDKLIRRHYFNSSLLKEDSFFANVIVDTERGDCDNAFAYIPDLGSYAVIVYSFDEDRSWRVKHNFFHFDPLAGDYNIGGVNFQWTDGVFGMAVGKRLQDGSRPVYFHAFSSTKEFMVSNTILKNASYSQSPQAYYDYKLLGDRGPNSQSSAEFYDSTTGVIFYTQVNKDGVGCWNTAMPLNADTQGLVDSDSDALVFPNDLKVDSEGNLWVLSDRLPMFIFTELDAEQYNYRILIGDTREMIKGTPCDK
- the LOC131212845 gene encoding protein yellow isoform X1, producing the protein MELRLKFSLFVLATAFATIFFHSMVDGVKLKEKFKWREVEFEWPSEQAKQNDLDSGKYIVHNNLPLGLERWRDKLFVTVPRWKSGVAASLTYVNVSDEQSPKLRPYPSWEENELPTAHAHSESNDESKFLKNNASIISTFRVRADECDRLWVMDTGLANILGDAVQYAPPSLVLFDLYTDKLIRRHYFNSSLLKEDSFFANVIVDTERGDCDNAFAYIPDLGSYAVIVYSFDEDRSWRVKHNFFHFDPLAGDYNIGGVNFQWTDGVFGMAVGKRLQDGSRPVYFHAFSSTKEFMVSNTILKNASYSQSPQAYYDYKLLGDRGPNSQSSAEFYDSTTGVIFYTQVNKDGVGCWNTAMPLNADTQGLVDSDSDALVFPNDLKVDSEGNLWVLSDRLPMFIFTELDAEQYNYRILIGDTREMIKGTPCDK